The following proteins are co-located in the Deinococcus aquaedulcis genome:
- the pgi gene encoding glucose-6-phosphate isomerase: MSITTTPAWKALQEHHDELKTAHLRELFEADPARGETFCAEGAGLYLDYSKNRVTAETLELLCDLARAAGVEERRDAMLAGQKINVTEDRAVLHTALRQPQGAAVTVDGHNVVPEVHEVLGRMSAFAEEVRAGRWLGHTGKPLKNIVNIGIGGSDLGPVMAYEALKFYAQRDLTVRFVSNVDGTDLVEKTRDLAAEETLFIVSSKTFTTQETMANARSARAWLLAALGDEAAVARHFVAVSTNAREVAAFGIDTANMFGFWDWVGGRYSLDSAIGLSLMIAVGPAPFRELLAGFHDMDEHFRTAPLEQNLPTLLALLGVWYNNFFGAQTHAVLPYDQYLAYFPAYLQQLDMESNGKSVTLGGQVVDYQTGPVVWGQPGTNGQHAFYQLIHQGTKLIPCDFIAFCQTLNPLPQPGGAPHHDLLMANVFAQTEALAFGKTHAQVLAEGVTPDLAPHRVFEGNRPTNTLLADRLTPHTLGALIALYEHKVFVQGAVWGINSFDQWGVELGKVLASRIVPELGEAEPELGHDSSTNALIRRYRARR; encoded by the coding sequence ATGAGCATCACAACCACCCCCGCCTGGAAGGCCCTGCAGGAACACCACGACGAACTGAAAACCGCCCACCTGCGCGAGCTGTTTGAAGCCGACCCTGCGCGCGGCGAGACCTTCTGCGCCGAGGGCGCGGGCCTTTATCTGGATTACAGCAAGAACCGCGTCACCGCTGAGACCCTGGAACTGCTGTGCGACCTCGCGCGGGCGGCGGGAGTGGAAGAGCGGCGAGACGCCATGCTGGCCGGCCAGAAGATCAACGTGACGGAGGACCGCGCCGTGCTGCACACCGCGCTGCGCCAGCCCCAGGGCGCGGCGGTGACGGTGGACGGCCACAACGTGGTGCCCGAGGTCCACGAGGTGCTGGGCCGCATGAGCGCCTTTGCCGAAGAGGTGCGCGCGGGCCGCTGGCTGGGCCACACGGGCAAGCCGCTGAAGAACATCGTCAACATTGGCATTGGGGGCAGCGACCTGGGCCCGGTAATGGCCTACGAGGCGCTGAAGTTCTACGCCCAGCGCGACCTGACGGTGCGCTTCGTGTCGAACGTGGACGGCACCGATTTGGTGGAAAAGACGCGCGACCTGGCGGCCGAGGAAACGCTGTTCATCGTGAGTTCCAAGACCTTTACCACCCAGGAAACGATGGCCAACGCCCGCTCGGCCCGCGCGTGGCTGCTCGCAGCGCTGGGGGATGAGGCGGCGGTGGCGCGGCATTTCGTTGCGGTCAGCACCAATGCCAGGGAGGTGGCGGCCTTTGGCATTGACACCGCCAACATGTTCGGCTTCTGGGACTGGGTGGGCGGGCGCTACTCGCTGGACAGCGCCATTGGCCTGAGCCTGATGATCGCGGTGGGCCCCGCGCCCTTCCGTGAACTGCTGGCAGGCTTTCATGACATGGACGAACACTTCCGCACGGCGCCGCTGGAGCAAAACCTGCCCACGCTGCTGGCGCTGTTGGGGGTCTGGTACAACAACTTCTTCGGCGCCCAGACGCACGCGGTGCTGCCCTATGACCAGTACCTCGCCTACTTTCCGGCGTACCTGCAGCAGCTGGACATGGAAAGCAACGGCAAATCGGTCACCTTAGGCGGTCAGGTCGTGGACTACCAGACGGGGCCGGTGGTCTGGGGCCAGCCGGGCACGAACGGCCAGCACGCCTTTTATCAGCTGATTCACCAGGGTACGAAGCTGATTCCCTGCGATTTCATCGCCTTCTGCCAGACCCTGAACCCGCTGCCCCAGCCCGGCGGAGCGCCGCACCACGACCTCCTGATGGCGAACGTGTTTGCCCAGACCGAGGCCCTGGCCTTTGGCAAGACGCACGCCCAGGTGCTGGCCGAGGGGGTAACGCCGGACCTGGCGCCCCACCGCGTGTTCGAGGGCAACCGCCCCACGAACACCCTCCTGGCCGACCGCCTGACCCCGCACACGCTCGGCGCGCTGATCGCGCTGTACGAACACAAGGTCTTTGTGCAGGGCGCGGTCTGGGGCATCAATTCCTTTGACCAGTGGGGCGTGGAACTGGGCAAGGTGCTGGCCAGCCGCATCGTGCCCGAACTGGGCGAGGCCGAGCCGGAACTGGGGCACGACAGTTCCACCAACGCCCTGATCCGCCGATACCGCGCCCGCCGGTAA
- a CDS encoding pyruvate, water dikinase regulatory protein — protein MPEPRTVLIVSDHTGLTAENIARALLAHFPGQPLVYRRRPFTADVPAAQAITREVCVLAERGERPLIFTTITRADVLAELQGCPAEVFDLLGPGLGVLEREFAVPAVREVGRHHDMHDTEAYLSRMDALDFALATDDGVGDKQYGLSDVILVGVSRAGKTPTSLFLALQHGIRASNYPLAEDDFERTGLPLPLEPWRHKLHGLTIDPRRLHAIRTQRKPGSRYASLEQCEHEVRRAERLFQRVGLPVRDTTSASVEEIAAGILQSVRQG, from the coding sequence ATGCCCGAGCCGCGCACTGTGCTGATCGTGAGTGACCATACCGGCCTGACCGCCGAGAACATTGCCCGCGCCCTGCTGGCGCACTTTCCGGGCCAGCCGCTGGTGTACCGCCGCCGCCCGTTTACGGCGGACGTGCCCGCCGCGCAGGCCATCACCCGCGAGGTCTGTGTGCTGGCCGAGCGCGGCGAGCGCCCGCTGATTTTCACCACCATTACCCGCGCCGACGTGCTGGCCGAGTTGCAGGGTTGCCCCGCCGAGGTCTTTGACCTGCTGGGCCCGGGGCTGGGCGTGCTGGAACGTGAGTTCGCCGTGCCGGCCGTGCGCGAGGTGGGCCGCCACCACGATATGCACGACACCGAGGCCTACCTGTCGCGCATGGACGCCCTGGATTTCGCCCTGGCCACCGACGACGGTGTGGGCGACAAGCAGTACGGCCTGTCCGACGTGATTCTGGTGGGGGTGTCCCGCGCAGGCAAAACCCCCACCAGCCTGTTTCTGGCGCTGCAGCACGGCATTCGCGCCAGTAATTATCCGCTGGCCGAGGACGACTTTGAACGCACCGGCCTGCCGCTGCCGCTGGAGCCCTGGCGCCACAAACTGCACGGCCTGACCATTGACCCCCGGCGCCTGCACGCTATTCGCACCCAGCGCAAGCCGGGCAGCCGCTACGCCAGCCTGGAACAGTGCGAGCACGAGGTCCGCCGCGCCGAGCGCCTGTTTCAGCGTGTGGGCCTTCCCGTGCGCGACACCACCAGCGCCAGCGTGGAAGAAATTGCCGCCGGAATTCTGCAGAGTGTGCGTCAGGGCTAA
- the ppsA gene encoding phosphoenolpyruvate synthase: MDMIRPFQTLRMTDVELVGGKNASLGELIQGLSGAGVRVPGGFATTADAFRLFLQENQIEESINARLHSLDVNDVVALAQAGREIRAQVEAARLPSALEEAIRAAYAGMTAESGGTEPDVAVRSSATAEDLPEASFAGQQETFLNVRGVESVLHHVRLVFASLYNDRAISYRVHHGFAHSDVALSAGVQRMVRTDLGASGVAFTLDTESGYRDAVLVTSAYGLGEMVVQGAVNPDEFFVYKPALKAGKKAILRRTLGSKAKKMVYAEAGGVQTVDVPQAEQRAFSLSDADLTELARQCVSIEDHYGRPMDIEWGKDGRDGQIYILQARPETVQSRAGGVLERFELTGKGPVLVEGRAVGSRIGAGTVRVVRDVSQMEQVRDGDVLVADMTDPDWEPVMKRASAIVTNRGGRTCHAAIIARELGIPAVVGTGTATRELRSGQAVTVSCAEGDTGFVYEGQLDYRINRVELGNMPPVGMKIMMNVASPDRAFSFAALPHEGVGLARVEFICSNVIGIHPRALLDYPDVPGDVKAQIEEKTAGYATPRDFFREKLAEGVSSIAAAFAPKPVIVRLSDFKSNEYAHLIGGPAYEPTEENPMIGFRGASRYRSADFAAAFALECEAIKSVRDEMGLTNVQVMIPFVRTVGEARQIIEILAANGLKRGENGLKLIMMCEIPSNAILADQFLEHFDGFSIGSNDLTQLTLALDRDSGLVAELFDEQNEAVLALMSQAISAAKRAGKYVGICGQGPSDHPALAQWLMDQGIDSVSLNPDSVLGTWLHLAGEGAEARATVAH, from the coding sequence ATGGATATGATTCGCCCGTTCCAGACACTAAGGATGACCGACGTGGAGCTTGTCGGCGGCAAGAACGCCTCGCTTGGCGAACTGATTCAGGGCCTCTCGGGGGCTGGGGTGCGCGTGCCCGGCGGCTTTGCCACCACCGCCGACGCCTTCCGGCTGTTTCTGCAGGAAAACCAGATCGAGGAGAGCATCAACGCCCGCCTGCACAGCCTGGACGTGAACGACGTGGTGGCGCTGGCCCAGGCGGGCCGCGAGATTCGCGCGCAGGTGGAAGCTGCGCGCCTGCCCTCGGCGCTGGAGGAGGCCATCCGGGCTGCCTACGCCGGGATGACCGCCGAATCCGGCGGCACCGAGCCCGACGTGGCCGTGCGTTCCAGCGCCACCGCCGAGGACCTGCCCGAAGCCAGCTTTGCCGGGCAGCAGGAAACCTTCCTGAACGTGCGCGGCGTGGAGAGCGTGCTGCACCACGTTCGGCTGGTGTTCGCCAGCCTGTACAACGACCGCGCCATCTCGTACCGGGTGCACCACGGCTTTGCCCACAGTGACGTGGCGCTCTCGGCCGGCGTGCAGCGCATGGTGCGCACCGACCTGGGCGCCAGCGGCGTGGCCTTTACCCTGGACACCGAGAGCGGCTACAGAGACGCCGTGCTGGTCACCAGCGCCTACGGCCTGGGCGAGATGGTGGTACAGGGCGCCGTAAACCCCGACGAATTCTTCGTGTACAAGCCGGCGCTGAAGGCCGGGAAAAAAGCCATCCTGCGCCGCACCCTGGGCAGCAAGGCCAAGAAGATGGTGTATGCCGAGGCCGGCGGCGTGCAGACCGTGGACGTACCCCAGGCCGAGCAGCGCGCCTTCAGCCTTTCGGACGCGGACCTGACCGAACTGGCCCGGCAGTGCGTGAGCATTGAGGACCACTACGGCCGCCCGATGGACATTGAATGGGGCAAAGACGGGCGCGACGGGCAGATTTACATTCTGCAGGCCCGCCCCGAAACCGTGCAGAGCCGCGCCGGGGGCGTGCTGGAGCGCTTTGAACTCACCGGCAAGGGGCCGGTGCTGGTGGAGGGCCGCGCTGTGGGCAGCCGCATTGGGGCCGGCACCGTGCGCGTGGTCCGCGACGTCTCGCAGATGGAGCAGGTCAGAGACGGCGACGTGCTGGTGGCCGACATGACCGACCCCGACTGGGAACCCGTGATGAAGCGCGCCAGCGCCATCGTGACCAACCGGGGCGGGCGCACCTGCCACGCGGCGATCATTGCGCGCGAACTGGGCATTCCCGCTGTGGTGGGCACCGGAACCGCCACCCGCGAACTGCGCAGCGGTCAGGCGGTGACGGTCTCCTGCGCCGAGGGCGACACCGGCTTCGTGTACGAGGGCCAGCTGGACTACCGCATCAACCGCGTGGAGCTGGGCAACATGCCGCCCGTGGGCATGAAGATCATGATGAATGTGGCCTCGCCAGACCGCGCCTTCTCGTTTGCCGCGCTGCCGCACGAGGGCGTGGGGCTGGCGCGCGTGGAATTCATCTGCTCGAACGTGATTGGCATTCACCCCCGCGCGCTGCTGGATTACCCGGACGTGCCAGGGGACGTGAAGGCCCAGATCGAGGAGAAAACCGCCGGCTACGCCACGCCGCGCGACTTCTTCCGTGAGAAGCTGGCCGAGGGGGTGTCCTCGATTGCCGCCGCTTTTGCGCCCAAGCCGGTGATCGTGCGCCTGTCGGACTTCAAGAGCAACGAATACGCGCACCTGATCGGCGGCCCCGCGTACGAGCCCACCGAGGAAAACCCCATGATCGGCTTCCGGGGCGCCAGCCGTTACCGCAGCGCCGACTTCGCGGCGGCCTTTGCGCTGGAATGCGAGGCGATCAAGTCCGTGCGCGACGAGATGGGCCTGACCAACGTGCAGGTGATGATTCCCTTCGTGCGCACGGTGGGCGAGGCGCGGCAGATCATCGAGATTCTGGCCGCCAACGGACTGAAGCGCGGCGAGAACGGGCTGAAGCTCATCATGATGTGCGAGATTCCCAGCAACGCCATTCTGGCCGATCAGTTTCTGGAGCACTTCGACGGCTTTTCCATCGGGTCCAACGACCTGACGCAGCTGACCCTGGCCCTGGACCGCGACTCGGGGCTGGTGGCCGAGCTGTTTGACGAGCAGAACGAGGCGGTGCTGGCCCTGATGAGTCAGGCCATCTCAGCCGCCAAACGCGCGGGCAAGTACGTGGGCATCTGCGGCCAGGGCCCCAGCGACCACCCCGCGCTGGCCCAGTGGCTGATGGACCAGGGCATTGATTCGGTCAGCCTGAACCCCGACTCCGTGCTGGGCACCTGGCTGCATCTGGCGGGCGAGGGCGCCGAGGCCCGCGCGACCGTGGCCCACTAA